In one Macaca fascicularis isolate 582-1 chromosome 6, T2T-MFA8v1.1 genomic region, the following are encoded:
- the TAS2R1 gene encoding taste receptor type 2 member 1 isoform X1 — MIQFLLGTFTNGIIVVVNGIDLIKHRKMAPLDLLLSCLAVSRIFLQLFIFYINVVVIFLIEFITCSASCAFIVFVNELELWLATWLGVFYCAKVASVPHPLFVWLKMRISKLVPWMILGSLLYVSVICIFHSKYTGFMVPYFLRNLFFQNATIQIEVKQAIQIFSFVAELLVPLLIFLVAVLLLIFSLGRHTRQMRNTVAGSRVPGRGAHISALLSILSFLILYISHYLIKAFLSSLKFHVKRFVFLFCILVIGTYPSGHSLILILGNPKLKQNTKEFLCHSKCCQ, encoded by the exons A tGATACAATTTCTTCTTGGGACTTTCACGAATGGCATCATTGTGGTGGTGAATGGCATCGACTTGATCAAGCACAGAAAAATGGCTCCGCTGGATCTTCTTCTTTCTTGCCTGGCGGTTTCTAGAATTTTTCTGCAGTTGTTCATCTTCTACATTAATGTGGTTGTTATCTTCTTGATAGAATTCATCACGTGTTCTGCGAGTTGTGCATTTATCGTATTTGTAAATGAATTGGAACTTTGGCTTGCCACATGGCTCGGCGTTTTCTACTGTGCCAAGGTTGCCAGCGTCCCTCACCCACTCTTCGTCTGGTTGAAGATGAGGATATCCAAGTTAGTCCCGTGGATGATCCTGGGGTCTCTGCTATATGTATCTGTGATTTGTATTTTCCATAGCAAATATACAGGGTTTATGGTCCCGTACTTCTTAAGGAACCTTTTCTTCCAAAATGCCACAATTCAAATAGAAGTTAAACAGGCTATacagattttctcttttgttgctgAGCTCTTAGTGCCATTACTTATCTTCCTTGTTGCTGTTCTGCTCTTGATTTTCTCTCTGGGGAGGCACACCCGGCAAATGAGAAACACAGTGGCTGGCAGCAGGGTTCCTGGCAGGGGTGCCCACATCAGCGCGTTGCTGTCCATCCTGTCCTTCCTGATCCTCTACATCTCCCACTACCTGATAAaagcttttctctcttctctaaaGTTTCATGTCAAAAGGTTCGTCTTTCTGTTCTGCATCCTTGTGATTGGTACATACCCTTCTGGACACTCTCTCATCTTAATTTTAGGAAATCCTAAattgaaacaaaatacaaaagagttCCTCTGCCACAGTAAGTGCTGTCAGTGA
- the TAS2R1 gene encoding taste receptor type 2 member 1 isoform X2 encodes MAPLDLLLSCLAVSRIFLQLFIFYINVVVIFLIEFITCSASCAFIVFVNELELWLATWLGVFYCAKVASVPHPLFVWLKMRISKLVPWMILGSLLYVSVICIFHSKYTGFMVPYFLRNLFFQNATIQIEVKQAIQIFSFVAELLVPLLIFLVAVLLLIFSLGRHTRQMRNTVAGSRVPGRGAHISALLSILSFLILYISHYLIKAFLSSLKFHVKRFVFLFCILVIGTYPSGHSLILILGNPKLKQNTKEFLCHSKCCQ; translated from the coding sequence ATGGCTCCGCTGGATCTTCTTCTTTCTTGCCTGGCGGTTTCTAGAATTTTTCTGCAGTTGTTCATCTTCTACATTAATGTGGTTGTTATCTTCTTGATAGAATTCATCACGTGTTCTGCGAGTTGTGCATTTATCGTATTTGTAAATGAATTGGAACTTTGGCTTGCCACATGGCTCGGCGTTTTCTACTGTGCCAAGGTTGCCAGCGTCCCTCACCCACTCTTCGTCTGGTTGAAGATGAGGATATCCAAGTTAGTCCCGTGGATGATCCTGGGGTCTCTGCTATATGTATCTGTGATTTGTATTTTCCATAGCAAATATACAGGGTTTATGGTCCCGTACTTCTTAAGGAACCTTTTCTTCCAAAATGCCACAATTCAAATAGAAGTTAAACAGGCTATacagattttctcttttgttgctgAGCTCTTAGTGCCATTACTTATCTTCCTTGTTGCTGTTCTGCTCTTGATTTTCTCTCTGGGGAGGCACACCCGGCAAATGAGAAACACAGTGGCTGGCAGCAGGGTTCCTGGCAGGGGTGCCCACATCAGCGCGTTGCTGTCCATCCTGTCCTTCCTGATCCTCTACATCTCCCACTACCTGATAAaagcttttctctcttctctaaaGTTTCATGTCAAAAGGTTCGTCTTTCTGTTCTGCATCCTTGTGATTGGTACATACCCTTCTGGACACTCTCTCATCTTAATTTTAGGAAATCCTAAattgaaacaaaatacaaaagagttCCTCTGCCACAGTAAGTGCTGTCAGTGA